A stretch of DNA from Allomeiothermus silvanus DSM 9946:
TCGCTCAGGCGCTGCAACGCATAGACGAGGAGGAGCGGCGGCTTTTGGAACTGGCCTACTTTCACGGCTACAGCCACAGCGAGCTGGCCCTTTTGCTGGGCTGGCCTTTGGGAACGGTAAAAAGCCGCCTGCGGCGGTCGCTGGAGAAGCTGAGGGCGTACCTGCGATGAACCACCCCGATCCCGACACCCTCGTCGCTCTGGCCCTGGACACCCTGCCCGAGGAGCAGCGGGAAACTCTGCTGCGCCACCTGCGTCGCTGCCCTTCCTGCCGGGCGCTCTACCGGGAGCACCTCGAGGCCTTGGACCACCTGACTGCCCTCCAGCAACCGCTGCCCATTCCCCCGGCGTGGGAGGAGGAGCTACGCGAGCAGCTTACCCCATCCGCACCCGTTCGGCGCCCAGGGCTCCTCTCCCGCCGACAACTGCTGGCAGCCGCGTTGGGGGTGATGCTCCTTAGCTTTCTGGGTTGGTTTGGCTATCGCCACTACCAGGACGCCCTAGCCTGGCGGAGGTTCGTGGCCCTGGCCTCCGAACCGGGGGCGCGGATGCTGCCCTTGGTTGACCCAGCAGGCCGCCAAACCGGCTGGGCCCTGCGTACCGCCCAGCGAGAGGTTTTCTTGTACCTACAAACGCCCCCACCCCCTGGCCGGGTGTACCAAGCTTGGCTGATCCTGCCGGAGGGCAGGAAAAGCCTGGGTGTGTCGCCCGGTAAACTGCTGGAAGTCATGGTCCCGCTGTCTGAGGAAAGCTGGGTCGGCGTCTCGGTGGAACCCCCTGGGGGTAGCCCGGCCCCTACCACGCCCTCGGTAGGCCGGGTACGCATATAAGCCCAAGTACCCGGCCGATGTGCCACCCGAAGCGTTCCCCTAGGGTTTGGCCGAAGCCCATGCGCTTGGGGTGATTTTCCCTTCGGTGCTTCGGGCGGGGTTTACCTGGGTGGGTCCCTTAACTTTCCGCAGGTAGGTACTCCAGGATGATCCGAAGGGCCCTCAACGGGGATATACCCTACTGAGGTAATCCTATGCAAAGACGCCAAGTGCTCAAGCTCGCCGGCAGCACCGCCTTGCTCACCGCTATGGGGCGGGTCTACGCCCTGGTCCCGGCCAGCGGAGAAGGGGTGTTTCGGCACTACCCCCAGGACGGCACGGATCTGGCCGTGCCCCAGGATAAGCCCTTCGCCGCCAAGGGGTTGGGGGAAACCCCCCTGGGCACCACCGTGCTCATTCGCACTCGCACCGAGCAGCCCCTCCACTACCACCGGGAGCGGCTCGAGGCAGTTCTGGTACTGAAGGGTCAGGGGCGCTTCGTCGCGGGCGGGAAGGAAACCCCCATCTCCCCCGGGCAAGCCATCCTCATCCCCCCCATGACCGCCCACGCCTTCATGGGGGAACTTGACCTTTTGTCGCGCTTCAGTCCCAAGCTCATGGGGGACGTGGTCTTTGTGCAAGGAGGCTCCGGCCCCAACGAAGGCACCCCTCTATTGCTGAGCTATAAGGCCCCGGAGGTCCCGCAAGACCGGCCCTTTGCCGCCTCGGCGCTGGCCAACGCCCCTTTGGGCACCGTGGTAGCCGTGGCTACCCGCAGCGGCCAGCCCTGGCACTACCACAAATCCAAGGACGAGCAAATCTACGTCTTAGGGGGCCAAGGGATAGCCCAGGTAGAACTAAAACGGCAGAAGGTAGGGCCGGGGAGCGTGCTTTTGATCCCATCAGGGGCCATCCACCAATTCCAAGGCAGCCTGCAGTTTCTCTCGGTATTCGGCCCGGCGCTCATGGGGGATGTGGTCTTCCTGTAAACCACCCCTACCAACCGCTACGCGGTCTGGTAGGGGCTTTCCGAGGGAGGATGATGCAAAGACGACACCCTCAGAATCCGGGCCGGTTTACACAGGTTAGGCGCACAGCGCCCAGCGGCTATGCCGCTCCCCTCGCGGCCCATGCCCATCGAGCCTGCTCTTCGGGCAATGTTATGCGCGGCCACCCAATCCGCGTTGTGCTGGAAACCGCAGCACTGGCAACGGAAGAGGGCCTGGCTTTTACGGTTCTCCCTGGCGGTATGTCCGCAGCGGGGGCACTCCTGGCTGGTGTGCCTGGGGTCTACGGCCACCACCCGCACCCCCTTCAGAGCCGCTTTATACTCCAACAGGGAGCGAAATCGGGCGTAGGGCCAGAGGTTGTGGAGGTGCCTTTCCTTCTTACCCCTCTTGGTGGTGCGGCCCCTAAGCCCGGTCAAATCCTCGATAGCGAGGGTGTCACCAGGCTCCAACCCATCCACGATGCGCCTGGCCAGGGTGTGCAGGGTGTGCGATACGAAGCGCCGCTCCCTCCCGCTAAGCCGTGCCCAAAGGCGGTTTATGCCTTTGGTGCGTTCGGAAGGACGGTCCAGCTTGGAGCGAACCTCGGCCCGCTTGGCCCGATAATGCAGACGTTTTCCCTGGAGGGAACCGCCGGAAAACTGCACCCCGCTGGAGAGGGTGGCGAGGGCCTTCTGCCCCAAATCGACGCCCACCACCCTCCCGCCGCCTGTGGGCGGGGTGGGGACTTCCAACCTGAGTATCAGGTTGATGTACCACTTGCCCCTCGGCCCCTTGGTGAGCACCCCGCCCTGCACGCTCCTGGCCCGCTTCAACATCCCCCGCTGGTAGTTGCCCAGCTTCATCGGGATGAGCATTCGACCCGCAACGGTGGTCAGCGAAACCGACTCCTCCCGCAGCGAGAGGGTGCGTTGGTCGAAGGCGCAGGAGGTGGGCTGGTAGAACCTGGCCCGGCTGCCCTTCTTCCGCCTCACCCGAGCAATGGCCTGCACGGCGAGGTTGGCGCTCAACCCCATCGCCCGGAGGTCGCGGTAGACCAGGCGGTGCAGCCGGAAGCGACGAAACTCTCCCCGCTCCTTAGCCACCCTCAGGGCGTGGTTGCAGCCCTGGGCGAACAACCGCACCGTGGCCGCAAGATGTTCGCCTATCGGCGAAGCAGCCAGCGCCGCCGCCTGTTCAGGAGTAGGCTTGAGGGTGCAGCGGAGCGTAAGGGTCTGCACGAACGCAGTATTGCACATCAGGCAAAGGAGGTGAGTGGGTGTAGCCGCACGCCGCGCCGTGGCGTGGCGCAGGCGGCCTGGGGCTCTGTCTCCCCGACCAAAGCGGTGTTTGGTCGGGGACTCCCGCCCCAGACCCCATACCGATGAAGTACGGGGTATTGCTAGCCCTTCTCCTGATGGCCTGCGCCCCTACCACCACCGCCCCGTCCCCCACGGCTACCCCACCGGTAACCCAAGTACAAGTAGCCTTGGTGGACTTTGAGTTCAGGCCTGCGACCCTTCAGATAGCCCCAGGCACCACTGTAGTTTTCAAGAACCAGGGCCAGGCCCCCCATACCGTAACCGATGGCGCGGGCCGTTTCGATAGCGGCAATCTGGCCCCGGGAGCGGAGTTCCGCTACACTTTCCAGGCGCCAGGAGCCTACCAGATCTACTGCAAAATCCACCCCTACATGACCCTTAGCCTGCAGGTGGGGCCATAAGGATTACTTATGGGGGGTATAGCCACCTGTGAGCTTCCTTTATCCGCTGGCCTGAAGTAGAAAAGGAACACAGTGCACATCGAGGAGGTGGTCGTGGATCCGTTACAAACCCTTTCCATGCGATCCCTGAAGCGGCGCAGCCTGCTCGCAGCAGGCCTGGGCGCTCTGGCTGGCGGCCTGGTGCGCGCACAAACCTCGCCTCAGGCCGAAGAGGCTCTGCCCTCCTTCACAGGTCCGGGACCCAATCCCTATTGGACTGGGGTCAACCCCTATGTGGTCTATCCGCAGAAGCTTCCCCTGCTGCGCCTGACCGACCGGGGCGTACAGCTCGAGACCCCCCGGGCGTATTTCCTCACTGCCCTCACGCCCAACCCGGCCTTCTACGTGCGCTACCACCTGGACATCCTCCCCAACGCCATCGACCTGGCCAAGTGGCGGCTCAACCTGGAGGGGAACTTCGAACGCCCCCAGCGCCTCAGCTTCGATGATCTGCTCAAGCTGGAGTCCAGGAGCATCGTGGCGGTGAACCAGTGTTCGGGCAACTCCCGCAGCCGCTTCCAGCCCAGGGTTCCCGGGGGCCAGTGGGGCAACGGGGCCATGGGGTGCGCCAAGTGGACCGGGATTCCTCTGAAGGCCCTTCTGGAGATAGCCAAGCCCAAGCCGGGCACGGTGCAGATCCAGTTTGAGGGGTTGGACCGGGGGCATGGCCCGGAGGGCAAGGGCTCGAGCCGCTTCATGAAGTCCCTCGACCTGAATGATCCCGTGCTGGAGGAGTGCCTCTTGGCCTACGCCATGAACGACGAGCCGCTGCCCATGCTCAACGGCTTCCCCCTACGGCTGGTGGTTCCCGGCAAGTTCGCCACCTACTGGCTCAAGCACGTCACCTGGATGCGGGCCCTTACGGAGGAAGATAAGAACTTCTGGATGGCCTCCGCCTACCGTGTCCCCGATACCCCGAATGGCTCCACCACCCCCGAAGACGTCGCCGCGGGCAAGGTCAAGACCGTGCCCATCGGCCACTTCAACATGCCGGTACGCTCGTTCATCGTCGATCCCGACGGCTCTGCCCCGCTGATCAAGGGGATGAAAGCGGCGGTACGGGGGGTAGCCTTCAGCGGAAATGGCCGGGTGGTGAAGGTAGAGGTCTCCGCCGATGGCGGGCGAAGCTGGGGCGTGGCCGCCTTGGGAGAGTATCTGGGCCCTTATGCCTTCCGCACCTTCACGTACTTCTGGACCCCCAAGGCCCCAGGGCGCTACACCCTGGCGGTGCGGGCTACCGATGAGAAGGGCAACGTGCAACCCGACCAAGGTATCTGGAACCCAGGGGGATATCTCTGGAACAAGATCGAGCGCCAAGAGGTCGTGGTAATCGGTTAGGAGGCTTCC
This window harbors:
- a CDS encoding anti-sigma factor domain-containing protein, which produces MNHPDPDTLVALALDTLPEEQRETLLRHLRRCPSCRALYREHLEALDHLTALQQPLPIPPAWEEELREQLTPSAPVRRPGLLSRRQLLAAALGVMLLSFLGWFGYRHYQDALAWRRFVALASEPGARMLPLVDPAGRQTGWALRTAQREVFLYLQTPPPPGRVYQAWLILPEGRKSLGVSPGKLLEVMVPLSEESWVGVSVEPPGGSPAPTTPSVGRVRI
- a CDS encoding cupin domain-containing protein gives rise to the protein MQRRQVLKLAGSTALLTAMGRVYALVPASGEGVFRHYPQDGTDLAVPQDKPFAAKGLGETPLGTTVLIRTRTEQPLHYHRERLEAVLVLKGQGRFVAGGKETPISPGQAILIPPMTAHAFMGELDLLSRFSPKLMGDVVFVQGGSGPNEGTPLLLSYKAPEVPQDRPFAASALANAPLGTVVAVATRSGQPWHYHKSKDEQIYVLGGQGIAQVELKRQKVGPGSVLLIPSGAIHQFQGSLQFLSVFGPALMGDVVFL
- a CDS encoding RNA-guided endonuclease InsQ/TnpB family protein, with protein sequence MCNTAFVQTLTLRCTLKPTPEQAAALAASPIGEHLAATVRLFAQGCNHALRVAKERGEFRRFRLHRLVYRDLRAMGLSANLAVQAIARVRRKKGSRARFYQPTSCAFDQRTLSLREESVSLTTVAGRMLIPMKLGNYQRGMLKRARSVQGGVLTKGPRGKWYINLILRLEVPTPPTGGGRVVGVDLGQKALATLSSGVQFSGGSLQGKRLHYRAKRAEVRSKLDRPSERTKGINRLWARLSGRERRFVSHTLHTLARRIVDGLEPGDTLAIEDLTGLRGRTTKRGKKERHLHNLWPYARFRSLLEYKAALKGVRVVAVDPRHTSQECPRCGHTARENRKSQALFRCQCCGFQHNADWVAAHNIARRAGSMGMGREGSGIAAGRCAPNLCKPARILRVSSLHHPPSESPYQTA
- a CDS encoding cupredoxin domain-containing protein encodes the protein MKYGVLLALLLMACAPTTTAPSPTATPPVTQVQVALVDFEFRPATLQIAPGTTVVFKNQGQAPHTVTDGAGRFDSGNLAPGAEFRYTFQAPGAYQIYCKIHPYMTLSLQVGP
- a CDS encoding molybdopterin-dependent oxidoreductase, with protein sequence MRSLKRRSLLAAGLGALAGGLVRAQTSPQAEEALPSFTGPGPNPYWTGVNPYVVYPQKLPLLRLTDRGVQLETPRAYFLTALTPNPAFYVRYHLDILPNAIDLAKWRLNLEGNFERPQRLSFDDLLKLESRSIVAVNQCSGNSRSRFQPRVPGGQWGNGAMGCAKWTGIPLKALLEIAKPKPGTVQIQFEGLDRGHGPEGKGSSRFMKSLDLNDPVLEECLLAYAMNDEPLPMLNGFPLRLVVPGKFATYWLKHVTWMRALTEEDKNFWMASAYRVPDTPNGSTTPEDVAAGKVKTVPIGHFNMPVRSFIVDPDGSAPLIKGMKAAVRGVAFSGNGRVVKVEVSADGGRSWGVAALGEYLGPYAFRTFTYFWTPKAPGRYTLAVRATDEKGNVQPDQGIWNPGGYLWNKIERQEVVVIG